In the Methanobacterium sp. genome, one interval contains:
- a CDS encoding pyridoxamine 5'-phosphate oxidase family protein — translation MVKLSNEMVEDFAKMRIFPFATASKNGEPNVIPIGFCKLQEDRETIWIADNYFYKTRHNLEENPRVQFMSGVPRLRVATR, via the coding sequence ATGGTAAAATTAAGCAATGAAATGGTAGAAGATTTTGCAAAAATGAGAATTTTTCCTTTCGCAACCGCCTCCAAAAATGGAGAGCCAAACGTAATACCAATCGGATTTTGTAAGCTTCAGGAAGACAGAGAAACCATCTGGATTGCAGACAACTATTTTTACAAGACCCGTCATAACCTTGAAGAAAACCCGCGGGTGCAATTTATGTCTGGGGTCCCGAGATTAAGGGTTGCTACCAGATAA